The window CCGCAGGCGGCCTGTACGCTGCCGTACGCCTTCCAGAGGTCATGAACATGTACCTGGGCGGACATCGGGGGAAACGAAGGGATGTTATAAAGAGGAACGAAACGCAGCAACGATTTGCATACCTTTCCTCCCGCCGGGATGTTCTCAGGAAAGACGTGCATACGAGGCGCTCCGCGGATGCAACCGATTGAAAATATGCCGCTCCGTTCGTATCAAGTACCCTGGTCATTATCCCCGGTATCGTATTGTCCGCCCGCACCGACTCCATGCATCATTCGTTTTTCGCCCACGCACAGGCCCTGCTGATTGCGCTGGCGGCGACGGCGGTTTCCGTCCTTCCCGCCCATGCCGACCCCCTTGACGATCCACCGGAGGAACGCCGTCCGCCCAACCTCATCTTCATCCTGGCCGACGATCTCGGCTACGGCGACCTGAGCGTCTACGGACAGAAACGCTTTACCACGCCCCGGCTGGACCGCATGGCCGAAGAAGGCACCCTATTCTCCGCATTTTATGCGGGGAATACGGTGTGCGCCCCTTCCCGCTGGTCGCTCATGACCGGCACGCACATGGGGAGCGCCCTCGTGCGGGGAAATGCGGGCGCCTCGCTGCGGGAAGAGGACCCGACCCTGCCCAAAGCACTGAAACAGGCCGGATACGCCACGGGCATGTTCGGCAAGTGGGGACTGGCCGAAGACAACGAATCCGGTTTGCCGCACCTCCAAGGCTTCGACGCCTTCCTCGGGTATTTGCGGCATGTCCATGCGCATTCCTACTACACGGATCATCTGTTCGCCATACAGAACGGCGGCACGGAGCGCATCGACGTGGATACGACCCAGTATACCCATGAGCTTTTCGTGGAAGGAGCGCTTGATTTCATCGAGGCGAACCAGGAGCAGCCGTTCTTCCTGTACCTGCCGTTTGCCCTCGTGCATGCGGAATTGCTCGTGCCGGAAGAGGATATTGCGCCGTTCCGGGACGAAAACGGGCGCAGCCGCATGGCACCGGATCCGCCCTTCCCGTGCTGCGGCGTCATCGGGACGTACCGGGGGCAGCCGACGCCGCACGCCGCGCACGCCGCCATGGTCACTCGCCTCGATAAGGACATCGGGCGTATTCTGGACCGGATCGAGGAACTGGGGCTGGGCGAGGATACCATCGTGCTCTTCACCAGCGATAACGGCCCGCACGGCGAAGGCGGGGCAGACCCCGGCTACTTCGAATCCAACGGCCCCCTCCGGGGCATCAAGCGGGACCTGTACGAAGGCGGCATCCGTGTACCGATGATCGCATGGGGGCCGGGCTATGTGCCGTCCGGGGCGGTCAGCGACCACCCCTGGGGCATGTGGGATATCTTCCCCACGCTTGCCGAGTTCGCCGGGGCGGACACGCCGCCCATGGACGGCCTTTCCATGACGGGCCTGCTCACGAATGCCGGTCCCGTTCCCATGCATCGCGCGCTCTACTGGGAGCACCGCAACAACATGGAGGCGAGATACTCCCAGGCCATTCGGCAGGGCGACTGGAAACTGCTTCGCGTCTGGACTCCGGAGCGCCAGGTGACCGAATTGTACGACCTGAGCCGCGACATTGGGGAATACCACGATCTCTCCGAACGATATCCGGATGTGGTGCAGCGCCTCGAAGCATTGATCGAGGAGGTTCGAACGGAACCGGAGATGGACGTATTCAAAAATCCCTACGAATGACAGACGGAACATTGCGCGCGGCGGGCTGGACCGCAGCGGCATTTCTTACGGCAGGAATTTTGGGCGCTTCGGTTACCGGGGCGGGCGGGATACCGCCGGATCGCCCTCTTCAAAAAAATCCCCGGAGCGACGACCGGCCCAATATCGTCCTCGTCATGGTGGACGACATGGGTTTCTCGGACCTTGGATCGTACGGCGGAGAAATCGCCACCCCGCACCTCGACCGCCTCGCGGAGGAGGGCCTGCGATTCACCCAGTTCTATAACACGAGCAAATGCTTCCCCACCAGAGCCTCCCTCATGACCGGCCTGTACGCCCACCAGGTCGGCATGGGCGAGCGGATCGACACGCTGCGGAACGGGGTGACCATTGCGGAAGTGCTGCGCGAAGCGGGTTACCGCACCTATATGACCGGGAAGTGGCACGGCCTGGAAAATCCGTTCGACCGGGGCTTCGACCGCTACTACGGACTCGTGGACGGCGCCGTCAATCATTTCAATCCCGGAGAGCAACGGCCCGGCGAGCCGCCGCCTGCACGAAAAACACCGGGGCATGTGCGCACCTGGGCAATCGACGGTCAGGTATTTCGCCCGTACACCCCCGACGATCCGGATTTCTATTCGACGGACGCCTACACGGAAAAAGCGCTCGACTACCTGAACCGGCACGAAAGCGAACACGCCGAAAAGCCTTTCTTTCTCTATATCGCCTACCAGGCTCCGCACGACCCCCTGCAAGCCCGCTCCGAGGACATCGAAAAATACCGGGGGAAATACATGGACGGATGGGATGTGCTGCGCCGCCGGCGCCATGAGCGGCAGGTTGAAATGGGTATTGTCGATCCGGAATGGACCTTGCCGGAATACGGAACCATCCTCGAACACTGGCAGCGCACCTCGACCTTCACCACCCGCTACTGGGACGACCACCTGCGCATTCTTCCCTGGGAGGAGGTCGAAGGCAAAGCGGACTGGGACCTGAAAATGGCGGTGTACGCCGCCATGGTCGACCGCGTGGACCAGCAAATGGGCCGTCTGCTGGACAAAATCCGCGAAATGGGCGAAGAGGAAAACACGCTGGTGATGTTTCTTTCCGACAACGGCGGCTCCGCGGAGATGGTGCATAACCAGCAGAACCGTGAATACCCGCCGGTCGATCCGCCGGGATCCATGGCCGCCTGGCACAGTGTGGACGCCCCGTGGGCGTTCCTGAGCAACACCCCCTTCCGGCATTACAAGAACTGGAGCCATGAGGGAGGTATCGCCACGCCGTTCATCGCCTGGTGGCCCGAGCGTATCGGGGCGGGCGGAATTACCCCTGAGATCGCACACCTTATCGATGTGATGGCGACTGCCGTAGACGCCGCCGATGCCGAATACCCGGAAATCTGGCGCAACGAACGCATTCACCCCCTTGAAGGAAAATCCCTGCTGCCCGTCTTCGAAGAGGGGGTGCGGGAAGGGCACGACGCCCTGTTCTTCGAATGGAACGGCGGAAAAGTTGTGCGCAGCGGCCGCTGGAAACTCGTCGATGCGCGGGGAGCGGATACGCACTGGGAGTTATACGATATGGAGACGGACCGCACGGAAACCCGCAATCTGGCGGCGGTCCATCCGGAGCGGGTGGAAACCCTGACAGCGATGTGGGAAGCCTGGGCAAAACGAGTGGGCGTAACGCACTAACCGGTACAAGAGATGACCAACCCCCTGAAAATCATGAAGCATATGTTCCGCCTGGCGCTCCTGCCGGCCCTGTTATGCCTGCCGGCGTTTTTCACGCATGCGGACGCCCTTGGACAAGCGCCGGAGGCGCCCCCGAACATCATCGTGCTGTTCGCCGACGACCTGGGATACGGAGACCTGAGCAGTTACGGGAATCCGACCATCCGCACGCCGCAACTCGACCGCATGGCCGACGAAGGAATCCGCCTGACCTCCTTCTATGTGACTGCGGCAGTCTGCACGCCGTCCCGGGGCGGCCTGCTCACGGGCCGCTACCCGATCCGCCACCTCCCGCATAATCTCGGGCCGGATTCGAAAAACGGGTTGCCGCTCGAAGAAACGCTGATCGGGGAACCGCTGCAGGAACACGGGTACCGGACCATGATGGTCGGAAAATGGCACCTCGGGCATGCAGAGAACGCCTACATGCCTGTCTCGCGGGGCTTCGATCATTACTACGGCCTGCGCTACAGCAACGACATGATCCGCCCGTGGGTGCAGACCGACGTGCCGCTGTACCTATTCAGGGATTTGGAGCCGATTCGCGAACCCCTGAACCAGGACACGCTGACCGTTACGTACACGAAGGAAGCCATCCGGTTCATCGAGGAAGCGGGGCCGGAGCCCTTCTTCCTGTATCTGGCGTACGGAATGCCGCATGTGCCCGTCTACGCGGCTCCGCACCGGGACGGGCGCTCCCGAAAGGGGCGGTACGGAGACGTGATCGAAACCATCGACTGGAGCGTGGGAGAGATTCTGGCTACACTCAGGGCCCAGGGGCTGGACAAGCGCACCCTGGTCATCTTCACCAGCGACAACGGTCCGTGGCAGGCCATGCCGGACCGCATGTTCCAGACCGATATGATGCCGCTGCACGAGCCCGTCAAGCCGTGGCACAGCGGATCGGCGGGGCCTTTGCGCGGATACAAGGGGACGACGTTCGAGGGCGGCTTCCGGGTGCCGTTCATTGCCCGCTGGCCGGGGCGGATACCGGCAGGCCGCGTCTCCGCGGACATGCTGGCCTCGCTTGATATCTTCCCGACGCTGCTGGATGCGGCAGGCATTGCGGCGCCGGACAATCTGGACGGAAACAGTGCGTTGCCTTTCCTGACGACGCGGGCCGTTTCGTCTCCAAGGGAAGTCTTCTACTATTACCTTGGGGCCCGGATCGAAGGCGTGCGGGAGGGACCCTGGAAATTGCGGATTCCGGGGCTGCCCGAAGGGGCGACGGGAGAACCCGCGCTGTATCATCTGGACGAGGACCCCGAGGAGAAATATGACCGGGCGGATATGTACCCGGACCTGGTAGCCCGCCTGCAGGCCGCCATGGAAGCGTTCGACGCGGAAGCGAGGCGGTGAGTTCTCTCAACTGAAGGAAGGCATCTCATCCAAGGGACTTCCGTTGCAACGATTCGCTTTCCGCGGCAACGGCCTTCGTCTTCTGGACGAGATCCGGTTGAGCAGAACTTGGGGAGGGATGCGCCAGATGGGTTGCCCGATACACCTTCGGAGAAGAGCCCACATTTTGGGCAAACGCCTTGGAGAAAGCGGAAAGCGAGTTGTATCCAACCAGCAGGGCAATGCCTCCTATCTTCAGGGAAGAATGGGAAAGCAGATATTTTGCCATGACCAGCCGATGCCATCGGATATATTCGGTCACATGCATACGAGTGAAGAAGTAAAACTTCTGTGTGTACATATTGGGCGGAATATTTAATTCATTCCTGATCCAGTTTACATTGAGATTGAAATCGAACGGATTATCGTTTATCAGTGCAATCATCTCTCGCACATCTCTGAACCATGTACGATCAGGACCTGGCAATACGGAGCGGTACGCATCGATTACTTGTTGCGCATTCGGAAATTGTCCGTTTCCTCCCGTTGGGTAGGGAGGCAAATCTTCGAGAAAGTGTTTTACTTTCTCCTTCAGAATGAATATCCACAGACGATCATGCTCTTCCGTCCTGAACTGTTTTCGAAGCGTCTCGGCGGATATGCCCAGCAGGTCGGCGACATCGTCGGGATCGTCGATTATCTGTATGTGCTGGCGAATACGATTCTTGATTTCCGAGATACTCATCGGCATACTACCATCAAAGTTCATAAACACCACTTACCCTAACAAAAATATTATCAAGAACTTTACCTCGACCATGCACATTACGAAAACCACCACCAAGGCGAATAAGTAAGTTATCATCCAAACGTATTTCACCACCAAGTTCAACCTCCGTGGCGAAATTATTAAGGAATATAGAAGATTGATTATCA of the Bacteroidetes bacterium SB0662_bin_6 genome contains:
- a CDS encoding arylsulfatase encodes the protein MHHSFFAHAQALLIALAATAVSVLPAHADPLDDPPEERRPPNLIFILADDLGYGDLSVYGQKRFTTPRLDRMAEEGTLFSAFYAGNTVCAPSRWSLMTGTHMGSALVRGNAGASLREEDPTLPKALKQAGYATGMFGKWGLAEDNESGLPHLQGFDAFLGYLRHVHAHSYYTDHLFAIQNGGTERIDVDTTQYTHELFVEGALDFIEANQEQPFFLYLPFALVHAELLVPEEDIAPFRDENGRSRMAPDPPFPCCGVIGTYRGQPTPHAAHAAMVTRLDKDIGRILDRIEELGLGEDTIVLFTSDNGPHGEGGADPGYFESNGPLRGIKRDLYEGGIRVPMIAWGPGYVPSGAVSDHPWGMWDIFPTLAEFAGADTPPMDGLSMTGLLTNAGPVPMHRALYWEHRNNMEARYSQAIRQGDWKLLRVWTPERQVTELYDLSRDIGEYHDLSERYPDVVQRLEALIEEVRTEPEMDVFKNPYE
- a CDS encoding arylsulfatase; the encoded protein is MTDGTLRAAGWTAAAFLTAGILGASVTGAGGIPPDRPLQKNPRSDDRPNIVLVMVDDMGFSDLGSYGGEIATPHLDRLAEEGLRFTQFYNTSKCFPTRASLMTGLYAHQVGMGERIDTLRNGVTIAEVLREAGYRTYMTGKWHGLENPFDRGFDRYYGLVDGAVNHFNPGEQRPGEPPPARKTPGHVRTWAIDGQVFRPYTPDDPDFYSTDAYTEKALDYLNRHESEHAEKPFFLYIAYQAPHDPLQARSEDIEKYRGKYMDGWDVLRRRRHERQVEMGIVDPEWTLPEYGTILEHWQRTSTFTTRYWDDHLRILPWEEVEGKADWDLKMAVYAAMVDRVDQQMGRLLDKIREMGEEENTLVMFLSDNGGSAEMVHNQQNREYPPVDPPGSMAAWHSVDAPWAFLSNTPFRHYKNWSHEGGIATPFIAWWPERIGAGGITPEIAHLIDVMATAVDAADAEYPEIWRNERIHPLEGKSLLPVFEEGVREGHDALFFEWNGGKVVRSGRWKLVDARGADTHWELYDMETDRTETRNLAAVHPERVETLTAMWEAWAKRVGVTH
- a CDS encoding sulfatase; this encodes MTNPLKIMKHMFRLALLPALLCLPAFFTHADALGQAPEAPPNIIVLFADDLGYGDLSSYGNPTIRTPQLDRMADEGIRLTSFYVTAAVCTPSRGGLLTGRYPIRHLPHNLGPDSKNGLPLEETLIGEPLQEHGYRTMMVGKWHLGHAENAYMPVSRGFDHYYGLRYSNDMIRPWVQTDVPLYLFRDLEPIREPLNQDTLTVTYTKEAIRFIEEAGPEPFFLYLAYGMPHVPVYAAPHRDGRSRKGRYGDVIETIDWSVGEILATLRAQGLDKRTLVIFTSDNGPWQAMPDRMFQTDMMPLHEPVKPWHSGSAGPLRGYKGTTFEGGFRVPFIARWPGRIPAGRVSADMLASLDIFPTLLDAAGIAAPDNLDGNSALPFLTTRAVSSPREVFYYYLGARIEGVREGPWKLRIPGLPEGATGEPALYHLDEDPEEKYDRADMYPDLVARLQAAMEAFDAEARR
- a CDS encoding helix-turn-helix transcriptional regulator, whose amino-acid sequence is MNFDGSMPMSISEIKNRIRQHIQIIDDPDDVADLLGISAETLRKQFRTEEHDRLWIFILKEKVKHFLEDLPPYPTGGNGQFPNAQQVIDAYRSVLPGPDRTWFRDVREMIALINDNPFDFNLNVNWIRNELNIPPNMYTQKFYFFTRMHVTEYIRWHRLVMAKYLLSHSSLKIGGIALLVGYNSLSAFSKAFAQNVGSSPKVYRATHLAHPSPSSAQPDLVQKTKAVAAESESLQRKSLG